The following are from one region of the Dreissena polymorpha isolate Duluth1 chromosome 2, UMN_Dpol_1.0, whole genome shotgun sequence genome:
- the LOC127869644 gene encoding neuropeptide SIFamide receptor-like, whose translation MENTTLLYEYNRDALVVGLHNDTNGNYNYVNDNMTQMEYELLKQPPYMILVYALTYGLVFVFGLLGNTFVVAVIYREPSMRNVTNYFILNMAVADLMVVLLCVPITFLLSIFTGWRYGQFMCKVTPYVNSVAQCASVNTLAAIAIDRYLAICYSRRSKISRCASRTTIASIWIYSLTVMIPVLVYYQHYYHPDHPSVPMCHQIWPSYNLQRGYFLLGLFFLCYIIPLLMILICYLLIAVKVWRRNAPGVQTNGRLIIYKSKVKVLKMLAVIVLLFAFSWLPLHAIYLRLYYGPHYFPPQEQSLINEIILPIAQWLGTSNCGINPIIYCFFSKKYRREFRKLIYCRAIRLHFQRNRRPAQSLVTRYVNVDSISVNNDQHHHNAVNQMENRVSSNKYMVVAFNNGKMTVSFRKEHGSDDSSF comes from the exons ATGGAGAACACTACACTTCTGTATGAGTATAACAGAGACGCTCTGGTAGTAGGGCTGCATAATGATACAAATGGAAACTACAATTATGTGAACGATAACATGACTCAGATGGAGTACGAACTTTTAAAGCAGCCTCCGTACATGATACTTGTGTACGCGTTGACGTACGGGCTCGTGTTTGTGTTCGGTCTGCTTGGGAACACCTTTGTCGTTGCTGTAATATACAGAGAGCCGAGTATGCGGAACGTgaccaattattttattttgaatatggcCGTAGCGGACCTAATGGTTGTTCTATTATGTGTGCCGATCACGTTTTTATTAAGTATATTCACAG GATGGAGATACGGTCAGTTCATGTGCAAAGTTACGCCGTATGTAAACAGCGTGGCACAGTGCGCATCTGTCAACACGCTTGCCGCCATAGCAATTGATAG GTACCTGGCTATCTGCTACAGTCGGCGCTCAAAAATCTCGCGCTGTGCTTCTAGAACAACAATCGCGTCAATTTGGATTTACTCATTGACAGTCATGATACCAGTTTTAGTTTATTACCAGCACTATTATCATCCAGATCATCCAAGTGTACCAATGTGTCATCAGATTTGGCCATCATACAACCTGCAACGTGGTTACTTTTTGTTGGGTTTGTTTTTCTTGTGTTATATCATTCCTCTGTTAATGATCCTCATCTGTTATCTACTAATTGCCGTCAAGGTTTGGAGAAGGAATGCGCCTGGTGTTCAAACAAATGGAAGGCTAATTATCTATAAATCCAAAGTCAAGGTGTTAAAAATGTTGGCAGTGATcgtgctattgtttgcattttcgTGGCTTCCATTACATGCTATTTATTTGAGACTTTATTATGGTCCTCACTATTTCCCGCCGCAAGAACAGAGTCTAATCAACGAAATTATACTGCCAATAGCACAGTGGCTTGGCACATCAAATTGCGGTATAAATCCAATAATATACTGCTTCTTCAGCAAAAAGTATCGAAGAGAATTTCGAAAGCTAATTTATTGCCGCGCTATTCGCCTGCATTTTCAACGTAACCGTCGACCGGCACAGTCCCTCGTCACTCGATATGTTAACGTGGATAGCATCAGTGTTAACAACGACCAACATCATCACAACGCCGTCAATCAAATGGAAAATAGAGTTTCAAGCAATAAGTACATGGTGGTTGCTTTTAATAATGGCAAGATGACCGTATCGTTCCGGAAAGAACATGGGTCAGACGATTCTAGTTTCTGA